Proteins from a genomic interval of Heteronotia binoei isolate CCM8104 ecotype False Entrance Well chromosome 5, APGP_CSIRO_Hbin_v1, whole genome shotgun sequence:
- the LOC132571987 gene encoding olfactory receptor 2T5-like, whose translation MNLIMFLIALIGNSFLLILIKMDSGLQTPMYFFLSQLAFMDLCQVLSIIPQTMVNFVTQKYNISLYACVTQIFITLTLGGAECLILATMSYDRYVAICRPLQYPFLMRRRICYIMSVGVWFWSCVQALTCSFYVLPLPYCKSNVIKHNMCDYPALVQLSCSDNSAFERTIYIGDFLVFLIPVSVILASYIAILLQVLGPHSSKRSHKAVGTCLSHLCVVGLFYGASMLTYMTPVSSYSAQKSMTNTVFCTIVPATMNPFIYSLRNRDVSAALRKLFAKYALH comes from the coding sequence ATGAATCTCATAATGTTTCTAATTGCTTTGATTGGGAATAGTTTTCTTTTGATTCTAATTAAAATGGACTCTGGACTGCAGACACCAATGTACTTTTTCCTTAGCCAGTTAGCCTTCATGGATCTCTGCCAGGTTCTCTCGATTATTCCCCAAACCATGGTAAATTTTGTAACCCAGAAATACAACATTTCACTGTATGCATGTGTCACACAAATTTTCATCACACTGACCTTGGGAGGAGCAGAATGCCTCATTTTGGCTACCATGTCATATGACAGGTATGTGGCCATCTGCAGGCCTTTGCAATATCCATTCCTCATGAGGAGAAGAATATGCTACATCATGTCAGTGGGTGTCTGGTTCTGGTCTTGTGTACAGGCTCTAACATGTTCTTTTTATGTGCTTCCTCTTCCCTACTGCAAGTCCAATGTGATTAAACACAACATGTGCGATTACCCAGCCCTTGTTCAGTTGTCCTGCTCTGACAATTCTGCATTTGAAAGAACAATATACATTGGGGATTTCCTGGTGTTCCTCATCCCAGTCTCAGTCATCCTTGCTTCCTACATAGCCATCCTCCTGCAAGTCCTAGGACCTCATTCCTCTAAGAGAAGCCACAAAGCTGTGGGTACCTGCCTGTCCCACTTGTGCGTGGTGGGGCTTTTCTATGGAGCATCTATGTTGACATACATGACACCTGTATCTTCCTATTCAGCGCAAAAGTCCATGACTAATACCGTGTTTTGTACTATTGTTCCTGCCACAATGAACCCTTTCATATACAGTCTGAGAAACCGGGATGTGTCAGCAGCACTAAGAAAACTTTTTGCAAAATATGCATTGCATTAA